The following are encoded together in the Babylonia areolata isolate BAREFJ2019XMU chromosome 18, ASM4173473v1, whole genome shotgun sequence genome:
- the LOC143292378 gene encoding patched domain-containing protein 3-like, which produces MTVFDTCYTRVRETIGGVFRRYGILVGRHPVPFIIIPIVIFGGLGAGLAGLEPETDLESVYFPKDSQAIRDRQFVRDTFPDLNNVSYSAFSQSDSDNAVTFIFKTKGGQSIFDTAVTNEIASIKSAVESLSSSGQTFSDFCAKLSGSCVVDGKTALDAGFRSAVSGNIVTYPVWNNNYLDGFLSGETLSSRGVLVSATVHRLSFKLAEDATDWKKKFFEFAETLDPTTVEVAYETPESLSEELDKSTKGDIVFFSLTITLCCTYASLVTTGGNPVSTRSMLAFGGILATGLGIVGSMGLLSACGVKFVNIVGVIPFLIIGIGVDDMFLMMSSWSESLPSSPDEQNVQHVPEILGKTLAKAGIGITITSVTDFLAFMIGAASVFRSVTNFSLYAGVAVLFCYLANVTMFSGCLAIHGRRVYSWRHSISCLVTKTRQDLKDDGRSSCVALVCGGNPPREEGDDQSVCEKFPTKFLPYLVKKPVVSVVIIILFLGYLAASIYGAINLKQGLVLNDLVLDSSYYHKFLTVSDKYFPTRIPVGFVVKETVDYSGSDGTLFQDLLQLAQSDDGIDSSFERCWLTTYKSSGSYNAANFMTGLPAFFTNHPDFEADVLMDSAKTTILASRCFVYSVANNDQYNNANLMQRMRDLADGSALSVFAYHSSFVAFEQFLAVLPATMLLVGCAVAVMTVVTFVFLPHILMVLLVVLTIIMILVGIFGFMYYWDLTLSSITMIHLVMSVGFSVDFSAHVCTAYLLSHAASRKDRARDAICHAAGPILNGATSTMLGVLLLLASSSFIFQSFFKVMFLVISFGLLHAVFFLPAVLSLLGPENTAAVSAQDVRGELEEAAGCIPVVVSPTPQANGSAGSV; this is translated from the exons atgacgGTCTTTGACACATGCTACACGCGAGTGAGGGAAACGATAGGCGGAGTTTTCAGGAGATACGGTATATTGGTGGGCAGACACCCTGTTcctttcatcatcatccccatcgtcATCTTCGGCGGCCTGGGGGCTGGCCTGGCGGGTCTGGAGCCAGAAACAGATCTGGAGAGCGTCTACTTCCCCAAAGACAGCCAAGCCATCAGGGACCGCCAGTTCGTGAGGGACACCTTCCCGGACCTCAACAACGTCTCCTACAGCGCCTTCTCCCAGAGCGACTCTGACAACGCTGTCACCTTTATCTTCAAAACGAAAGGAGGACAAAGTATTTTTGACACCGCAGTCACCAATGAAATCGCTAGTATTAAGTCTGCCGTGGAAAGCCTCAGCAGCTCTGGACAGACATTTAGCGATTTCTGCGCCAAGTTGTCAGGTAGCTGCGTGGTGGACGGGAAAACAGCTCTGGACGCGGGGTTCCGGTCTGCAGTATCGGGCAACATTGTCACCTATCCAGTTTGGAACAACAACTACCTTGATGGGTTCCTCTCTGGGGAGACTCTCAGCAGTAGAGGAGTACTGGTCTCTGCCACAGTTCACAGGCTCTCCTTCAAGCTGGCAGAGGATGCCACCGACTGGAAAAAGAAgttttttgaattcgctgaaacTCTTGACCCGACCACGGTTGAAGTAGCATACGAGACTCCGGAGTCCCTGAGTGAAGAACTGGACAAGAGCACCAAAGGAGACATTGTCTTCTTCTCGCTGACCATCACCTTGTGCTGTACATATGCTTCCTTGGTCACTACGGGGGGCAACCCAGTGTCCACTCGAAGCATGCTAGCCTTCGGCGGCATCCTGGCTACAGGTTTGGGCATTGTGGGGTCCATGGGTCTGCTCAGTGCCTGTGGAGTCAAGTTCGTCAACATCGTTGGCGTCATCCCCTTTCTAATCAtcg GCATTGGCGTGGATGACATGTTCCTGATGATGTCTTCATGGAGTGAGAGTCTTCCCAGTAGCCCCGATGAGCAGAACGTGCAGCACGTGCCTGAAATCCTGGGCAAGACCCTGGCCAAAGCTGGCAtcggcatcaccatcacctccgTCACTGACTTCTTGGCTTTCATGATCGGAGCAGCTTCTGTCTTCAGAAGTGTCACCAACTTCTCTCTGTATGCTG GTGTGGCCGTGTTGTTCTGCTACCTGGCCAACGTAACCATGTTCAGCGGCTGCTTGGCCATTCACGGACGACGAGTGTACTCTTGGCGTCACTCCATCTCCTGTCTGGTCACCAAGACACGCCAGGATCTGAAGGACGACGGACGATCCTCGTGCGTCGCTCTCGTCTGCGGGGGCAATCCGCCTCGGGAAGAAGGAGACGATCAAAGCGTTTGCGAAAAGTTCCCCACCAAATTCTTACCATACCTTGTCAAGAAACCCGTTgtcagtgtcgtcatcatcattctgttTCTGGGCTACTTGGCAGCTTCCATTTATGGCGCTATCAATCTAAAACAAGGCTTGGTTCTTAACGATCTTGTTCTGGATTCTTCCTACTACCACAAGTTCCTAACCGTTTCTGACAAGTACTTCCCCACTCGGATTCCTGTCGGTTTCGTTGTCAAGGAAACTGTGGACTATTCTGGAAGCGATGGCACCTTGTTCCAGGACCTTCTCCAGCTCGCTCAAAGTGACGATGGCATTGACTCCAGCTTCGAGAGATGCTGGCTGACGACTTACAAAAGCAGCGGGAGTTACAACGCAGCAAACTTTATGACTGGTCTCCCAGCCTTTTTTACCAACCACCCAGACTTTGAAGCTGATGTTCTAATGGACAGCGCAAAAACCACCATCTTGGCCTCTCGTTGCTTTGTGTACTCGGTGGCGAACAATGATCAATACAATAACGCCAACTTGATGCAGAGGATGCGTGATCTGGCTGACGGCTCTGCCCTCTCAGTCTTTGCTTACCATTCTTCGTTCGTGGCTTTCGAACAGTTTCTGGCCGTGCTGCCCGCAACCATGCTGCTCGTCGGATGTGCCGTGGCAGTCATGACCGTGGTGACCTTCGTCTTCCTGCCACACATCCTGATGGTTCTGCTGGTGGtgctcaccatcatcatgatcttggTGGGCATCTTTGGCTTCATGTACTACTGGGACCTGACTTTGTCTTCCATCACCATGATCCACCTGGTCATGAGCGTCGGCTTCTCTGTGGACTTCTCGGCCCACGTGTGTACTGCTTACCTTCTGTCCCACGCTGCCAGTCGCAAGGACCGAGCCCGTGACGCCATCTGCCATGCTGCCGGCCCCATCCTGAACGGGGCCACTTCCACCATGCTAGGGGTGCTTCTCCTCCTTgcgtcctcctccttcatcttccagTCCTTCTTCAAGGTCATGTTCCTCGTCATCTCCTTTGGCTTGCTCCACGCTGTCTTCTTTCTCCCCGCTGTCCTGTCTCTCCTAGGGCCTGAGAATACAGCTGCAGTTAGTGCTCAAGACGTACGTGGTGAACTGGAAGAAGCAGCCGGCTGCATCCCCGTGGTCGTTTCACCAACGCCGCAGGCCAATGGAAGCGCTGGTTCAGTTTGA